A window of the Diceros bicornis minor isolate mBicDic1 chromosome 12, mDicBic1.mat.cur, whole genome shotgun sequence genome harbors these coding sequences:
- the ETAA1 gene encoding ewing's tumor-associated antigen 1 isoform X1 encodes MSRRRKHGDSPGLKNTPLKAAAAAEECTSVVEPGKRRLRASRGSGLRRVAEGPSRPLPQQEQPPAAASCSKSNPEERYETPKRLLKMDLLSSTFSSPNDPDGQNDIFWDQNSPMTKQLGKGRKKQIYTTDSDEISHIVNRIAPQDEKPTANSMLGMWIGAAAIPCTPNVAKGKSRAKISCTKLKTQNREEELMKLAKQFDKNMEELDEIQEQNKRNHDFIQTISETETLNNYEDNVQMQLLHDRVLKIDDAIIRKPVKENTKIPVVNDQNSSQKPFDQNAEAAFNAIFDGSTQKCSGQISQDLSDAFLNISNTTIGEKSALKEEKIITNETLVTEKLPNNNPGSLSCQVDTPGMTKSCMISSTKEPEAFNKHIDAFTTSEFEDDWENLLSNEPFVMQNVKMSELFPASKTAQVTDQKGICTFSSKNDKSKSRTNTSLDARFRDSKILQDLPSETHNSELTDAGKYRFSPNPSGKPNKLPSTGNKMKFEKSLNKIVVQDKIQGCAVAFNLTKVKEDIHTKYTSNVNASEKKSLNTGYSNEQRNKSIFNQSFKAPANIDPFGSETLGNETSVHNPDQTNASKLDSFFDDWSDPSFANEIAKACHQLENAWEADDVDDDLLYQACDDIERLTQQQDIRKDSKTSERIPEIHNSSTYGAKNMFTTSKQRSQLMQCKHLNTNSVSVHTSSLTNNSQINKSMKMEKGEICGNSPSFLGATTNLTIYPKNSNCQVNNLHVSWNNTDIPIQVNGSKSVLTGSSSFTVSSDHMSTETATYKKNVSTKHPSHRTVTDEAQRDLNRTVRFSKYTFAKVKNSQIFSQFNQNCVTGSISDTKITQSLEKNNTPVTPLCGKAVPQQSLVKLSESLKQPSKEEEEKNRKYSPEEIQRKRQEALVRRMAKAQASSLKATPT; translated from the exons ATGAGTCGGCGAAGGAAACATGGGGACAGCCCTGGCCTGAAGAACACGCCGCtgaaggcggcggcggcggctgaggAATGCACCTCTGTGGTCGAGCCAGGGAAGAGGCGGCTGAGGGCGTCCCGCGGCTCGGGGCTCCGCCGGGTCGCAGAGGGGCCTTCCCGGCCCCTGCCGCAGCAAGAGCAGCCTCCAGCAGCCGCTTCGTGCAGTAAAAGTAACCCCGAGG aaAGGTATGAAACACCAAAGAGATTGCTGAAAATGGATTTATTATCATCTACCTTCAGTTCTCCTAACGATCCAGATGGACAGAATGATATCTTTTGGGATCAAAATTCTCCAATGACAAAACAGTTAG gtaaaggaagaaaaaaacagatttacACCACAGATAGTGATGAGATCTCACATATTGTTAATCGTATTGCTCCTCAG GATGAAAAACCAACAGCAAACTCCATGCTGGGCATGTGGATTGGTGCAGCTGCCATTCCTTGTACTCCTAATGTTGCAAAAGGAAAATCAAGAGCAAAAATCAGCTGCACAAA gTTAAAAACACAAAATCGAGAGGAAGAACTTATGAAGTTGGCTAAGCAATTTGATAAAAATATGGAAGAGCTAGATGAGATTCAAGAGCAAAACAAGAGAAATCATGATTTTATCCAGACAATTTCAGAAACAGAGACTTTAAATAATTATGAAGATAATGTACAAATGCAGTTGTTACATGATAGAGTTCTTAAAATTGATGATGCTATAATAAGGAAGCCAGTGAAAGAAAACACCAAGATACCTGTGGTAAATGATCAAAATAGCAGTCAGAAGCCATTTGACCAAAATGCTGAAGCAGCTTTTAATGCCATTTTTGATGGTTCTACTCAGAAATGTAGTGGACAGATAAGTCAAGATCTGTCAGATGCTTTTTTGAACATCAGTAATACCACAATTGGAGAGAAAAGTGCTctgaaagaggagaaaatcaTTACTAACGAAACTCTGGTCACTGAAAAACTGCCAAATAATAACCCAGGATCACTTTCTTGTCAAGTAGATACTCCAGGAATGACAAAATCCTGTATGATTTCCAGTACTAAGGAACCAGAAGCTTTTAATAAGCACATTGATGCATTTACCACCAGTGAGTTTGAGGATGATTGGGAAAACTTACTAAGTAATGAACCTTTTGTTATGCAAAATGTCAAAATGTCTGAACTTTTCCCTGCTTCTAAAACAGCCCAAGTTACTGATCAAAAGGGAATTTGTACCTTTAGCAgtaaaaatgataaaagtaaGTCGAGAACTAATACAAGCCTAGATGCTAGGTTCAGAGATTCAAAAATTTTACAAGATCTTCCTTCAGAGACACATAACAGTGAATTAACAGATGCTGGAAAATACAGATTTTCACCAAATCCAAGTGGTAAACCAAACAAATTACCATCCactggaaataaaatgaaatttgagaaatctttaaataaaattgttGTTCAAGACAAAATTCAAGGTTGTGCAGTTGCATTTAATCTGacaaaagtaaaggaagatattCATACTAAATATACTTCTAATGTAAATGCTTCTGAAAAAAAGTCTTTGAACACAGGATATTCTAATGAACAAAGAAATAAGTCCATTTTTAATCAGTCTTTTAAAGCACCTGCTAATATAGATCCTTTTGGCTCTGAAACTTTGGGCAATGAAACCAGTGTTCATAACCCAGATCAGACTAATGCATCCAAGTTAGATTCTTTCTTTGATGATTGGAGTGATCCATCATTTGCCAATGAAATTGCTAAAGCATGTCATCAATTGGAGAATGCCTGGGAAGCAGATGATGTAGATGATGATTTATTATACCAAGCATGTGATGATATTGAAAGACTAACTCAGCAACAAGACATTAGAAAAGACAGCAAGACATCAGAAAGAATACCTGAGATCCATAATAGTTCCACATATGGAGCCAAAAACATGTTCACTACATCTAAACAAAGAAGTCAGTTGATGCAGTGTAAACATTTGAATACGAATAGCGTTTCAGTGCATACGTCTTCGTTGACAAAtaactcacaaataaataaatcaatgaagatggagaaaggggaaaTTTGTGGAAATTCTCCAAGTTTTCTAGGTGCTACAACAAATTTGACTATATACCCTAAGAACTCAAATTGTCAGGTCAATAATCTGCATGTCTCTTGGAATAACACTGATATTCCAATACAAGTAAATGGTTCCAAATCAGTTCTTACAGGAAGTTCAAGTTTCACTGTGAGTTCAGATCATATGAGTACAGAAACTGCTACTTATAAGAAGAACGTGAGTACTAAGCATCCATCCCATAGGACCGTAACAGATGAAGCACAGAGGGACCTTAACAGAACAGTTAGATTTTCTAAGTATACGTTTGCAAAGGTGAAAAATTCTCAGATTTTTTCCCAGTTTAATCAAAATTGTGTAACAGGAAGTATTTCTGATACCAAAATCACACaaagtttggaaaaaaataacactCCTGTTACCCCGTTATGTGGGAAGGCTGTTCCACAACAATCTTTGGtgaaactttctgagtctttgaaACAACCTTCAAAAG aggaagaagagaaaaatagaaagtatTCTCCTGaagaaattcagagaaaaagacAAGAAGCACTGGTTCGAAGAATGGCCAAAGCACAGGCATCATCTCTAAAGGCAACTCCTACTTAA
- the ETAA1 gene encoding ewing's tumor-associated antigen 1 isoform X3, with protein sequence MLGMWIGAAAIPCTPNVAKGKSRAKISCTKLKTQNREEELMKLAKQFDKNMEELDEIQEQNKRNHDFIQTISETETLNNYEDNVQMQLLHDRVLKIDDAIIRKPVKENTKIPVVNDQNSSQKPFDQNAEAAFNAIFDGSTQKCSGQISQDLSDAFLNISNTTIGEKSALKEEKIITNETLVTEKLPNNNPGSLSCQVDTPGMTKSCMISSTKEPEAFNKHIDAFTTSEFEDDWENLLSNEPFVMQNVKMSELFPASKTAQVTDQKGICTFSSKNDKSKSRTNTSLDARFRDSKILQDLPSETHNSELTDAGKYRFSPNPSGKPNKLPSTGNKMKFEKSLNKIVVQDKIQGCAVAFNLTKVKEDIHTKYTSNVNASEKKSLNTGYSNEQRNKSIFNQSFKAPANIDPFGSETLGNETSVHNPDQTNASKLDSFFDDWSDPSFANEIAKACHQLENAWEADDVDDDLLYQACDDIERLTQQQDIRKDSKTSERIPEIHNSSTYGAKNMFTTSKQRSQLMQCKHLNTNSVSVHTSSLTNNSQINKSMKMEKGEICGNSPSFLGATTNLTIYPKNSNCQVNNLHVSWNNTDIPIQVNGSKSVLTGSSSFTVSSDHMSTETATYKKNVSTKHPSHRTVTDEAQRDLNRTVRFSKYTFAKVKNSQIFSQFNQNCVTGSISDTKITQSLEKNNTPVTPLCGKAVPQQSLVKLSESLKQPSKEEEEKNRKYSPEEIQRKRQEALVRRMAKAQASSLKATPT encoded by the exons ATGCTGGGCATGTGGATTGGTGCAGCTGCCATTCCTTGTACTCCTAATGTTGCAAAAGGAAAATCAAGAGCAAAAATCAGCTGCACAAA gTTAAAAACACAAAATCGAGAGGAAGAACTTATGAAGTTGGCTAAGCAATTTGATAAAAATATGGAAGAGCTAGATGAGATTCAAGAGCAAAACAAGAGAAATCATGATTTTATCCAGACAATTTCAGAAACAGAGACTTTAAATAATTATGAAGATAATGTACAAATGCAGTTGTTACATGATAGAGTTCTTAAAATTGATGATGCTATAATAAGGAAGCCAGTGAAAGAAAACACCAAGATACCTGTGGTAAATGATCAAAATAGCAGTCAGAAGCCATTTGACCAAAATGCTGAAGCAGCTTTTAATGCCATTTTTGATGGTTCTACTCAGAAATGTAGTGGACAGATAAGTCAAGATCTGTCAGATGCTTTTTTGAACATCAGTAATACCACAATTGGAGAGAAAAGTGCTctgaaagaggagaaaatcaTTACTAACGAAACTCTGGTCACTGAAAAACTGCCAAATAATAACCCAGGATCACTTTCTTGTCAAGTAGATACTCCAGGAATGACAAAATCCTGTATGATTTCCAGTACTAAGGAACCAGAAGCTTTTAATAAGCACATTGATGCATTTACCACCAGTGAGTTTGAGGATGATTGGGAAAACTTACTAAGTAATGAACCTTTTGTTATGCAAAATGTCAAAATGTCTGAACTTTTCCCTGCTTCTAAAACAGCCCAAGTTACTGATCAAAAGGGAATTTGTACCTTTAGCAgtaaaaatgataaaagtaaGTCGAGAACTAATACAAGCCTAGATGCTAGGTTCAGAGATTCAAAAATTTTACAAGATCTTCCTTCAGAGACACATAACAGTGAATTAACAGATGCTGGAAAATACAGATTTTCACCAAATCCAAGTGGTAAACCAAACAAATTACCATCCactggaaataaaatgaaatttgagaaatctttaaataaaattgttGTTCAAGACAAAATTCAAGGTTGTGCAGTTGCATTTAATCTGacaaaagtaaaggaagatattCATACTAAATATACTTCTAATGTAAATGCTTCTGAAAAAAAGTCTTTGAACACAGGATATTCTAATGAACAAAGAAATAAGTCCATTTTTAATCAGTCTTTTAAAGCACCTGCTAATATAGATCCTTTTGGCTCTGAAACTTTGGGCAATGAAACCAGTGTTCATAACCCAGATCAGACTAATGCATCCAAGTTAGATTCTTTCTTTGATGATTGGAGTGATCCATCATTTGCCAATGAAATTGCTAAAGCATGTCATCAATTGGAGAATGCCTGGGAAGCAGATGATGTAGATGATGATTTATTATACCAAGCATGTGATGATATTGAAAGACTAACTCAGCAACAAGACATTAGAAAAGACAGCAAGACATCAGAAAGAATACCTGAGATCCATAATAGTTCCACATATGGAGCCAAAAACATGTTCACTACATCTAAACAAAGAAGTCAGTTGATGCAGTGTAAACATTTGAATACGAATAGCGTTTCAGTGCATACGTCTTCGTTGACAAAtaactcacaaataaataaatcaatgaagatggagaaaggggaaaTTTGTGGAAATTCTCCAAGTTTTCTAGGTGCTACAACAAATTTGACTATATACCCTAAGAACTCAAATTGTCAGGTCAATAATCTGCATGTCTCTTGGAATAACACTGATATTCCAATACAAGTAAATGGTTCCAAATCAGTTCTTACAGGAAGTTCAAGTTTCACTGTGAGTTCAGATCATATGAGTACAGAAACTGCTACTTATAAGAAGAACGTGAGTACTAAGCATCCATCCCATAGGACCGTAACAGATGAAGCACAGAGGGACCTTAACAGAACAGTTAGATTTTCTAAGTATACGTTTGCAAAGGTGAAAAATTCTCAGATTTTTTCCCAGTTTAATCAAAATTGTGTAACAGGAAGTATTTCTGATACCAAAATCACACaaagtttggaaaaaaataacactCCTGTTACCCCGTTATGTGGGAAGGCTGTTCCACAACAATCTTTGGtgaaactttctgagtctttgaaACAACCTTCAAAAG aggaagaagagaaaaatagaaagtatTCTCCTGaagaaattcagagaaaaagacAAGAAGCACTGGTTCGAAGAATGGCCAAAGCACAGGCATCATCTCTAAAGGCAACTCCTACTTAA
- the ETAA1 gene encoding ewing's tumor-associated antigen 1 isoform X2 yields MSRRRKHGDSPGLKNTPLKAAAAAEECTSVVEPGKRRLRASRGSGLRRVAEGPSRPLPQQEQPPAAASCSKSNPEERYETPKRLLKMDLLSSTFSSPNDPDGQNDIFWDQNSPMTKQLGKGRKKQIYTTDSDEISHIVNRIAPQDEKPTANSMLGMWIGAAAIPCTPNVAKGKSRAKISCTKLKTQNREEELMKLAKQFDKNMEELDEIQEQNKRNHDFIQTISETETLNNYEDNVQMQLLHDRVLKIDDAIIRKPVKENTKIPVVNDQNSSQKPFDQNAEAAFNAIFDGSTQKCSGQISQDLSDAFLNISNTTIGEKSALKEEKIITNETLVTEKLPNNNPGSLSCQVDTPGMTKSCMISSTKEPEAFNKHIDAFTTSEFEDDWENLLSNEPFVMQNVKMSELFPASKTAQVTDQKGICTFSSKNDKSKSRTNTSLDARFRDSKILQDLPSETHNSELTDAGKYRFSPNPSGKPNKLPSTGNKMKFEKSLNKIVVQDKIQGCAVAFNLTKVKEDIHTKYTSNVNASEKKSLNTGYSNEQRNKSIFNQSFKAPANIDPFGSETLGNETSVHNPDQTNASKLDSFFDDWSDPSFANEIAKACHQLENAWEADDVDDDLLYQACDDIERLTQQQDIRKDSKTSERIPEIHNSSTYGAKNMFTTSKQRSQLMQCKHLNTNSVSVHTSSLTNNSQINKSMKMEKGEICGNSPSFLGATTNLTIYPKNSNCQVNNLHVSWNNTDIPIQVNGSKSVLTGSSSFTVSSDHMSTETATYKKNVSTKHPSHRTVTDEAQRDLNRTVRFSKYTFAKVKNSQIFSQFNQNCVTGSISDTKITQSLEKNNTPVTPLCGKAVPQQSLVKLSESLKQPSKAIPQGKPLLTVWNTSYCIFCAYKNVCVYTNRFI; encoded by the exons ATGAGTCGGCGAAGGAAACATGGGGACAGCCCTGGCCTGAAGAACACGCCGCtgaaggcggcggcggcggctgaggAATGCACCTCTGTGGTCGAGCCAGGGAAGAGGCGGCTGAGGGCGTCCCGCGGCTCGGGGCTCCGCCGGGTCGCAGAGGGGCCTTCCCGGCCCCTGCCGCAGCAAGAGCAGCCTCCAGCAGCCGCTTCGTGCAGTAAAAGTAACCCCGAGG aaAGGTATGAAACACCAAAGAGATTGCTGAAAATGGATTTATTATCATCTACCTTCAGTTCTCCTAACGATCCAGATGGACAGAATGATATCTTTTGGGATCAAAATTCTCCAATGACAAAACAGTTAG gtaaaggaagaaaaaaacagatttacACCACAGATAGTGATGAGATCTCACATATTGTTAATCGTATTGCTCCTCAG GATGAAAAACCAACAGCAAACTCCATGCTGGGCATGTGGATTGGTGCAGCTGCCATTCCTTGTACTCCTAATGTTGCAAAAGGAAAATCAAGAGCAAAAATCAGCTGCACAAA gTTAAAAACACAAAATCGAGAGGAAGAACTTATGAAGTTGGCTAAGCAATTTGATAAAAATATGGAAGAGCTAGATGAGATTCAAGAGCAAAACAAGAGAAATCATGATTTTATCCAGACAATTTCAGAAACAGAGACTTTAAATAATTATGAAGATAATGTACAAATGCAGTTGTTACATGATAGAGTTCTTAAAATTGATGATGCTATAATAAGGAAGCCAGTGAAAGAAAACACCAAGATACCTGTGGTAAATGATCAAAATAGCAGTCAGAAGCCATTTGACCAAAATGCTGAAGCAGCTTTTAATGCCATTTTTGATGGTTCTACTCAGAAATGTAGTGGACAGATAAGTCAAGATCTGTCAGATGCTTTTTTGAACATCAGTAATACCACAATTGGAGAGAAAAGTGCTctgaaagaggagaaaatcaTTACTAACGAAACTCTGGTCACTGAAAAACTGCCAAATAATAACCCAGGATCACTTTCTTGTCAAGTAGATACTCCAGGAATGACAAAATCCTGTATGATTTCCAGTACTAAGGAACCAGAAGCTTTTAATAAGCACATTGATGCATTTACCACCAGTGAGTTTGAGGATGATTGGGAAAACTTACTAAGTAATGAACCTTTTGTTATGCAAAATGTCAAAATGTCTGAACTTTTCCCTGCTTCTAAAACAGCCCAAGTTACTGATCAAAAGGGAATTTGTACCTTTAGCAgtaaaaatgataaaagtaaGTCGAGAACTAATACAAGCCTAGATGCTAGGTTCAGAGATTCAAAAATTTTACAAGATCTTCCTTCAGAGACACATAACAGTGAATTAACAGATGCTGGAAAATACAGATTTTCACCAAATCCAAGTGGTAAACCAAACAAATTACCATCCactggaaataaaatgaaatttgagaaatctttaaataaaattgttGTTCAAGACAAAATTCAAGGTTGTGCAGTTGCATTTAATCTGacaaaagtaaaggaagatattCATACTAAATATACTTCTAATGTAAATGCTTCTGAAAAAAAGTCTTTGAACACAGGATATTCTAATGAACAAAGAAATAAGTCCATTTTTAATCAGTCTTTTAAAGCACCTGCTAATATAGATCCTTTTGGCTCTGAAACTTTGGGCAATGAAACCAGTGTTCATAACCCAGATCAGACTAATGCATCCAAGTTAGATTCTTTCTTTGATGATTGGAGTGATCCATCATTTGCCAATGAAATTGCTAAAGCATGTCATCAATTGGAGAATGCCTGGGAAGCAGATGATGTAGATGATGATTTATTATACCAAGCATGTGATGATATTGAAAGACTAACTCAGCAACAAGACATTAGAAAAGACAGCAAGACATCAGAAAGAATACCTGAGATCCATAATAGTTCCACATATGGAGCCAAAAACATGTTCACTACATCTAAACAAAGAAGTCAGTTGATGCAGTGTAAACATTTGAATACGAATAGCGTTTCAGTGCATACGTCTTCGTTGACAAAtaactcacaaataaataaatcaatgaagatggagaaaggggaaaTTTGTGGAAATTCTCCAAGTTTTCTAGGTGCTACAACAAATTTGACTATATACCCTAAGAACTCAAATTGTCAGGTCAATAATCTGCATGTCTCTTGGAATAACACTGATATTCCAATACAAGTAAATGGTTCCAAATCAGTTCTTACAGGAAGTTCAAGTTTCACTGTGAGTTCAGATCATATGAGTACAGAAACTGCTACTTATAAGAAGAACGTGAGTACTAAGCATCCATCCCATAGGACCGTAACAGATGAAGCACAGAGGGACCTTAACAGAACAGTTAGATTTTCTAAGTATACGTTTGCAAAGGTGAAAAATTCTCAGATTTTTTCCCAGTTTAATCAAAATTGTGTAACAGGAAGTATTTCTGATACCAAAATCACACaaagtttggaaaaaaataacactCCTGTTACCCCGTTATGTGGGAAGGCTGTTCCACAACAATCTTTGGtgaaactttctgagtctttgaaACAACCTTCAAAAG CCATTCCTCAAGGGAAGCCACTGTTAACAGTTTGGAATACATCATATTGTATTTTCTGTGCatataaaaatgtgtgtgtgtataccaatAGATTTATTTAA